The proteins below come from a single Pradoshia eiseniae genomic window:
- a CDS encoding GNAT family N-acetyltransferase has protein sequence MIEIKLADLTHVKGIQDVCSRGYRATYPGLRSKDYIEKVIEEFYNQERITKEVTEHSRHWGGYFVAVENGQVIGAAGGGMESDTLGELYVLYLDPNRRGEGIGTLLLDAVTAQQKEWGATEQRVAVAKDNQKAIPFYEARGFRFLSEKESYFSAKQEGYVTLHYIRQI, from the coding sequence ATGATTGAAATTAAACTAGCTGACTTAACCCATGTAAAAGGCATTCAGGATGTGTGCTCTCGAGGCTACCGTGCAACATATCCCGGCCTGCGTTCTAAGGACTATATCGAGAAGGTCATTGAAGAGTTTTACAATCAGGAGAGAATCACAAAAGAGGTAACGGAGCATTCCCGGCACTGGGGCGGGTACTTCGTTGCGGTCGAAAATGGACAGGTGATCGGTGCTGCAGGAGGCGGTATGGAGAGTGACACACTCGGTGAACTGTATGTCCTCTATCTGGATCCAAACCGGCGCGGCGAAGGAATTGGCACTCTCCTCCTAGATGCCGTCACAGCCCAGCAGAAGGAATGGGGAGCGACCGAACAGCGCGTGGCTGTCGCCAAGGACAATCAAAAAGCCATCCCCTTCTATGAGGCACGCGGTTTCCGCTTTCTATCAGAGAAGGAAAGCTACTTCAGCGCTAAACAAGAAGGGTATGTAACTCTGCATTATATAAGGCAGATTTAA
- a CDS encoding copper resistance D family protein, with protein sequence MLFFVIISQALLYICFAILMGSLILLLIPAAYRPEIRIRKAWLLAASAGIAFLSFIPVWQIIAYLYDGINLGSIVQSVLFTFEAGKSWLLTYFIATFLFLFLVWFDYDKKPAYAWVGIMMTLVLIIAMGWSSHASSYDQIVGFLSHTAHVTAVSIWAGILLVVSWFSKNHANWDKFLTWFTPAAVICVVVTTVSGIVLMNFAIEFKDYVNSWMLPYGQSLLLKHLLIIPLIIYAFINSMLMKRKVKLAPEWNPRPWAKAESIIILLIFTATAALGQQAPPHEVIITENVVSNLFLLFYQGTFQANLIIHWAPGATSIALFLLAIVFAVLMVIAYLRKLPPLSTFLMGMMVVLSGYFGLIWSLQS encoded by the coding sequence ATGCTGTTCTTCGTTATCATCAGTCAAGCCCTGCTCTACATCTGCTTTGCGATTTTAATGGGGAGCCTCATTCTCCTGCTTATCCCCGCTGCCTATCGCCCTGAAATTCGTATCCGTAAAGCGTGGCTCTTGGCTGCATCCGCCGGCATTGCGTTCCTATCATTCATACCGGTCTGGCAAATCATCGCCTACTTATATGATGGAATTAACCTGGGCTCAATCGTGCAGTCCGTTCTGTTCACCTTTGAAGCAGGAAAGTCATGGTTATTGACTTACTTCATCGCGACATTCCTGTTTTTATTTCTTGTCTGGTTTGATTATGACAAGAAACCGGCCTATGCCTGGGTCGGAATTATGATGACGCTGGTACTGATCATTGCGATGGGATGGTCAAGCCATGCCAGCTCCTATGACCAGATTGTCGGCTTCCTGAGTCATACGGCACATGTTACTGCTGTCAGCATTTGGGCAGGAATCCTGCTTGTGGTCAGCTGGTTTTCGAAAAATCATGCCAACTGGGACAAGTTCCTCACCTGGTTCACACCGGCAGCCGTCATATGTGTCGTGGTTACCACGGTATCAGGTATTGTATTAATGAATTTTGCCATCGAATTCAAGGATTATGTAAACAGCTGGATGCTGCCATACGGACAGTCCTTGCTGCTGAAGCATTTATTAATTATCCCGTTAATCATCTATGCCTTTATCAATAGCATGCTGATGAAAAGGAAAGTGAAATTGGCGCCAGAATGGAATCCGCGCCCATGGGCAAAGGCAGAGAGTATTATTATTCTGCTAATCTTCACGGCAACCGCGGCCTTAGGACAGCAGGCACCTCCGCATGAGGTCATAATCACGGAAAATGTCGTATCTAATCTGTTCCTTCTATTCTATCAGGGCACGTTCCAAGCCAATCTCATCATCCATTGGGCACCTGGCGCTACAAGCATCGCCCTCTTCCTGCTGGCGATTGTGTTCGCTGTGCTAATGGTCATTGCCTATTTAAGAAAGCTCCCTCCCCTCAGCACCTTTTTAATGGGGATGATGGTTGTTTTATCCGGATACTTCGGATTGATTTGGAGCCTGCAGTCATAA
- a CDS encoding copper resistance CopC family protein, whose protein sequence is MIRKIAGILALAFLLFANEAWAHTALKESAPAAGGEVTEPIQELTLIYSTKIEENSSFTVTGSDGNTEQIETVYLDQDTVTIAMAEPLANDTYKIAWDIIGADGHPIQDSIEFTVNVPVNEETEQETDRTEEATPESEVTDNENVEADDDSVIVPVVIGIVAIILAASLWFMFRRKK, encoded by the coding sequence ATGATTAGAAAAATAGCTGGCATCCTTGCCTTAGCCTTCCTTTTGTTTGCTAACGAAGCATGGGCCCATACAGCCCTGAAGGAATCTGCTCCTGCAGCAGGCGGGGAAGTGACAGAGCCTATCCAAGAGCTTACCCTGATTTATTCCACGAAGATTGAAGAGAATAGCAGTTTCACCGTTACGGGATCAGATGGCAATACAGAACAAATCGAGACAGTCTACCTTGACCAGGACACGGTCACCATCGCGATGGCTGAACCTTTGGCCAATGACACGTATAAGATCGCATGGGACATCATTGGCGCCGATGGGCATCCAATCCAGGATTCCATTGAATTCACAGTGAATGTGCCAGTGAATGAGGAAACCGAGCAGGAGACAGACCGGACAGAAGAAGCGACACCAGAATCAGAAGTGACTGATAATGAAAATGTCGAGGCTGATGATGACTCTGTGATTGTTCCTGTTGTCATCGGTATCGTCGCCATCATCTTAGCCGCCAGTCTTTGGTTCATGTTTAGAAGGAAGAAGTAA
- a CDS encoding exo-beta-N-acetylmuramidase NamZ family protein → MLKKSVALLFTFVLILSTISFVQAGHKGKHKSKELKLGVDVVLSSEKKLLKGKRVGLITNPTGVDQDLNSIVDRFYNDKDINLTALYGPEHGVRGDAQAGSYVDFYIDEETGLPVYSLYGKTRKPTPEMLENVDVLVFDIQDVGTRFYTYIYTMALAMEAAKEKGIPFIVLDRPNPIGGLKVEGPILEAPEYASFIGQYEIPLRHGMTVGELAKLFNKEFEIGADLTVVKMKNWKRYMNYEDTGLEWVLPSPNMPTLDTAYAYPGTGLIEGTNLSEGRGTTKPFELLGAPFINGAELARELNKLKLKGVEFRAASFTPTFSKHSGVLSHGVEVHITDYDDFVPLETGLHIVKTVHDLYPDDFEFRAEDSKGISFFDSLIGNGWVRDDIEAGKSVKQIKQKWDRDLKGFLKVRSKYLLY, encoded by the coding sequence ATGCTGAAGAAAAGTGTCGCTCTTCTATTCACATTTGTCCTGATTTTATCGACCATCTCTTTCGTACAAGCAGGCCACAAGGGGAAGCATAAATCAAAGGAACTAAAGCTCGGCGTGGATGTTGTCTTGAGCAGTGAGAAAAAGCTGCTAAAAGGAAAACGAGTCGGCCTCATTACTAATCCGACCGGAGTCGACCAAGACTTAAACAGCATCGTTGACCGTTTTTATAATGACAAGGATATCAACCTCACCGCTTTATATGGCCCGGAGCACGGGGTGAGGGGTGATGCCCAGGCGGGAAGCTATGTAGATTTCTATATTGATGAAGAAACAGGACTTCCTGTTTACAGCCTTTACGGAAAAACAAGGAAACCAACGCCTGAAATGCTTGAGAACGTTGATGTGCTCGTGTTTGACATTCAGGATGTTGGCACACGCTTCTATACGTATATATACACAATGGCCCTGGCAATGGAAGCAGCAAAGGAAAAGGGAATCCCATTCATCGTCCTTGACCGCCCGAATCCAATCGGCGGCTTGAAGGTAGAGGGACCGATTCTTGAAGCGCCAGAGTATGCATCCTTTATCGGCCAATATGAGATCCCGCTCAGGCATGGGATGACTGTCGGTGAACTGGCTAAGCTGTTTAATAAGGAGTTTGAAATCGGAGCAGATCTCACTGTAGTCAAGATGAAGAATTGGAAAAGGTATATGAATTATGAGGATACAGGATTAGAGTGGGTCCTCCCATCTCCGAACATGCCAACACTTGATACAGCATACGCCTACCCTGGAACCGGGCTGATTGAAGGGACGAATTTATCTGAGGGACGCGGTACGACGAAGCCTTTCGAATTACTCGGAGCCCCGTTCATAAACGGTGCTGAGCTTGCAAGAGAGCTAAACAAGCTGAAGCTGAAGGGTGTTGAATTCCGCGCTGCCTCCTTCACGCCGACTTTCTCGAAGCATAGCGGAGTTTTGAGCCATGGAGTTGAGGTGCATATCACAGATTATGATGATTTCGTACCGCTAGAGACCGGACTCCATATCGTGAAGACGGTTCATGACCTGTATCCGGATGATTTTGAATTCCGGGCAGAGGACAGCAAGGGCATTTCCTTTTTCGACTCACTCATAGGAAATGGCTGGGTTCGTGATGATATTGAAGCGGGCAAATCAGTCAAGCAAATCAAACAGAAATGGGATAGGGATTTGAAAGGATTCTTGAAGGTTCGGTCGAAATATTTGCTGTATTAA
- a CDS encoding DUF1295 domain-containing protein, with protein sequence MESIYLYAAFIVTIYFLLFFILGQLLHDNSIVDIGWGSGFVFLAVLLAVRDGFESIEGLVVLTLTVLWGGRLTIYLFNRNKGKPEDYRYVNLRKRWGHKWARLKAFLNVYALQGVMLYLISLPIIHIFDKGETELLLLDYIGIGIWVIGYFFEVVGDRQLKQFKSKPENKGKIIQSGLWKYTRHPNYFGEATMWWGIFLVALSPSGLFTIISPIVITLLLLFVSGVPLLEKKYKGRPDFEAYKKVTPKFFPWFPKKSEHT encoded by the coding sequence ATGGAAAGTATTTATCTGTATGCTGCGTTCATTGTCACCATTTATTTTTTACTCTTCTTCATCCTTGGCCAATTGCTGCATGATAATTCGATTGTCGATATTGGCTGGGGTTCTGGTTTCGTTTTTTTAGCTGTCCTTTTAGCGGTTCGGGATGGTTTTGAAAGCATAGAAGGTCTCGTCGTTCTTACTTTAACAGTTTTATGGGGAGGACGATTGACGATTTATTTATTTAATCGTAATAAAGGGAAACCGGAAGATTACCGCTACGTCAATCTTCGGAAAAGATGGGGTCACAAGTGGGCACGTCTGAAAGCATTCTTGAATGTATATGCCCTTCAAGGTGTAATGCTATATCTGATTTCCCTGCCTATCATCCACATTTTTGATAAAGGGGAAACAGAGCTACTCCTCCTTGATTACATCGGCATTGGCATTTGGGTGATCGGCTACTTTTTTGAAGTCGTCGGTGACAGGCAACTCAAGCAATTCAAAAGCAAGCCTGAAAATAAAGGGAAAATTATCCAATCTGGATTGTGGAAGTATACACGCCACCCAAATTACTTCGGTGAGGCAACGATGTGGTGGGGCATATTTCTAGTGGCCCTCTCCCCTTCCGGATTATTCACGATCATCAGCCCAATCGTCATCACATTATTACTGTTATTCGTGTCCGGTGTTCCTTTACTCGAAAAAAAATATAAAGGTCGTCCTGATTTCGAAGCATATAAAAAAGTGACGCCAAAGTTCTTCCCCTGGTTCCCGAAAAAAAGCGAACATACATGA
- a CDS encoding SDR family oxidoreductase → MTQSNHKVALVTGASNRRDIGTAICRQLAGKGFDLFFTHWKAEPDWIEEFHHELKRAGINSGSAEIDLSEADAAFQILDAAQLTIGLPSILVNNAAHSVRDGYRELDARILDEHYQVNMRATFLLSVEFARRFEASGAESGRIINLTSGQDLGPMPGELAYAATKGAISAFTKSLSAELAPIGITVNAVNPGATDSTWMNEGIRQHLLPKFPMGRIGQPSDIAKLIGFLASEEGGWITGQVIHSEGGFLRG, encoded by the coding sequence TTGACACAAAGTAACCATAAAGTCGCTCTTGTCACAGGTGCGAGTAATCGAAGGGATATCGGGACAGCCATTTGCCGCCAGCTGGCAGGCAAGGGATTTGACCTGTTCTTTACGCATTGGAAGGCAGAACCGGATTGGATAGAGGAATTCCATCATGAATTGAAACGGGCAGGCATAAATAGCGGAAGTGCGGAAATTGATTTATCTGAAGCGGATGCCGCCTTTCAGATTCTAGATGCCGCCCAGTTAACGATAGGCCTACCGTCCATATTGGTCAATAACGCCGCGCATTCCGTCCGGGATGGATATAGGGAATTGGATGCGAGAATTTTAGATGAACATTATCAAGTGAACATGAGGGCAACATTTCTTCTTTCCGTGGAGTTTGCCCGCCGTTTTGAAGCATCAGGAGCAGAATCTGGTAGAATCATTAACCTGACATCAGGTCAAGATTTGGGCCCGATGCCAGGCGAGCTTGCTTACGCAGCCACAAAAGGCGCCATTTCTGCCTTTACGAAATCACTTTCAGCAGAGCTCGCACCTATTGGCATAACTGTGAACGCGGTTAACCCGGGAGCGACGGATTCCACCTGGATGAATGAGGGCATCAGGCAGCATCTATTGCCCAAATTTCCGATGGGGCGGATCGGTCAGCCAAGCGATATAGCCAAGCTGATTGGGTTTTTAGCAAGTGAGGAGGGCGGATGGATTACCGGTCAGGTCATTCACTCGGAAGGCGGATTCTTGAGAGGATAA
- a CDS encoding HAD family hydrolase translates to MTTKAIIFDFDGLIFDTETCELKSFEQLYEKYGVEFPKDEWLRIVGTISTYDPYETLTGAHPQLMKNDLMAEYAALFEKIVEGETVREGVKEYIERGKELGLKIAIASSSSRKWIEKYLAVIGLDVALFDVICTSDDVKNVKPDPELYEKVLSHFDIEPGEAIVFEDSANGSLAAIRANIPCVIVPNEVTKGLVFDERVALRLNSKKDMELDRVIEFISSRQ, encoded by the coding sequence ATGACGACAAAAGCGATAATTTTTGATTTTGATGGATTGATTTTTGATACGGAAACCTGTGAGCTGAAATCATTTGAGCAGCTTTATGAGAAATACGGAGTGGAATTTCCGAAAGATGAGTGGCTGAGGATTGTCGGCACCATCTCCACATATGACCCATATGAAACATTGACAGGTGCTCATCCCCAATTAATGAAAAATGATCTTATGGCTGAGTATGCCGCCTTATTTGAGAAAATCGTAGAAGGAGAAACAGTGAGGGAGGGTGTGAAAGAATATATTGAGAGAGGGAAGGAACTAGGGCTTAAAATCGCGATTGCCTCCAGCTCATCAAGGAAATGGATTGAGAAATACCTCGCTGTGATCGGATTGGACGTCGCGTTATTTGATGTTATCTGTACATCTGATGACGTGAAAAACGTGAAACCAGACCCTGAGCTGTATGAGAAGGTGCTAAGTCACTTTGACATTGAACCGGGTGAGGCAATTGTCTTTGAGGATTCCGCGAACGGATCGCTTGCAGCAATCCGTGCCAATATCCCGTGCGTCATCGTGCCGAATGAGGTGACAAAAGGGCTAGTCTTTGACGAGAGGGTTGCCTTGCGCTTGAATTCGAAAAAGGATATGGAGCTTGACCGCGTAATTGAGTTCATTAGCTCGCGTCAATAA
- a CDS encoding NUDIX domain-containing protein — protein sequence MPVRNSAKAVIIKDGSVLLTKNQHEQEIFYLFPGGGQEHGETLEEAVKRECIEEIGQEVVVGELLHIREYIGKNHEHAFFDHRVHQVEFFFACDLASPWNDQDQPARPDDYQVGVEWISLNKLEQIPFYPKKLGTILSNTKKGPFYLGDIN from the coding sequence ATGCCAGTGCGAAACTCGGCGAAAGCGGTCATTATAAAGGACGGTAGTGTGTTGCTGACAAAGAATCAGCATGAGCAAGAAATTTTCTACTTATTCCCGGGAGGCGGTCAAGAACACGGTGAGACGTTGGAGGAGGCTGTGAAACGGGAATGCATCGAGGAAATCGGGCAGGAGGTCGTGGTCGGAGAGCTGCTTCATATTCGGGAATATATCGGGAAGAATCATGAGCATGCCTTCTTTGACCACCGGGTACATCAGGTGGAGTTTTTCTTTGCGTGCGACCTTGCTTCTCCATGGAATGACCAAGACCAGCCAGCCCGTCCAGATGATTATCAGGTTGGTGTCGAATGGATTTCATTAAACAAGCTGGAACAGATCCCTTTTTATCCGAAGAAGCTCGGCACCATTCTCTCCAACACAAAGAAAGGTCCATTCTACTTGGGCGACATCAATTAG
- a CDS encoding L-dopachrome tautomerase-related protein encodes MCLPVLPLEKYFGQLELVYEFYGAMPTGLTVSETGRIFVCFPKWGDDVPYTVAELVDDRLQAYPNIEVNLDGQGDMAASFISVQSVVADGLGTLWVLDTASPNFSPPKIGGAKLVAVDLEMNTISKVYTFAEDVVLPTTYLNDVRFDFRVGKAGFAYITDSASEGPGAIIVVDLDSGAAFRRLNGAPSTTPDPYFLPKVEGKVLMNRREDGSTSPLSMSADGIAISPDGKKLFYCPLTSRHLYSISTKALRDRTIPDEELSYHVEYWGEKGASDGMITDAKGAIYAGDYENNSIRKIEPDGRIVTIAHDPRILWADTLSIGPDQYLYVIVNQLHRQARFHYGRDLRQKPYSLLRIRVDELPAPAS; translated from the coding sequence ATGTGTTTGCCCGTGTTACCGTTAGAAAAATACTTTGGTCAGTTAGAGCTCGTATATGAATTTTATGGTGCTATGCCTACTGGTTTAACGGTTTCAGAAACAGGCCGTATCTTCGTTTGTTTTCCGAAATGGGGAGACGACGTTCCGTATACGGTCGCAGAGCTTGTGGATGACCGATTACAGGCTTACCCCAATATAGAGGTCAATTTGGATGGACAGGGAGATATGGCCGCTTCCTTCATCAGTGTCCAAAGCGTTGTTGCGGATGGGCTAGGCACCCTGTGGGTTTTAGATACCGCATCTCCCAATTTTTCGCCGCCTAAAATAGGGGGAGCTAAACTTGTCGCAGTAGATTTGGAAATGAATACAATCAGTAAAGTATATACTTTCGCGGAGGATGTGGTACTGCCAACAACCTACTTGAATGATGTCCGCTTTGATTTTCGAGTTGGCAAAGCGGGATTTGCCTATATCACGGATTCAGCGTCTGAAGGCCCAGGGGCCATCATTGTCGTGGATTTGGACAGCGGGGCTGCCTTTAGACGGTTAAATGGAGCTCCATCCACCACACCTGACCCATATTTTTTGCCGAAAGTGGAGGGGAAGGTTTTGATGAACCGGCGGGAAGATGGTTCCACTTCCCCGTTAAGCATGTCGGCGGATGGAATAGCCATTTCTCCTGATGGAAAGAAATTGTTTTATTGTCCATTGACGAGCCGCCATCTCTATTCGATATCTACGAAAGCTCTGCGAGATAGAACGATACCAGATGAAGAGCTAAGCTATCATGTGGAGTATTGGGGAGAAAAAGGCGCGTCTGACGGCATGATTACCGATGCAAAGGGAGCGATTTATGCGGGGGATTATGAGAATAATAGTATTCGAAAGATAGAGCCGGATGGCCGGATCGTAACTATCGCTCATGACCCGAGGATCTTATGGGCGGATACATTATCCATTGGTCCGGATCAATATCTGTATGTCATCGTGAACCAATTGCACCGGCAGGCAAGATTTCATTATGGAAGAGACCTTAGGCAAAAGCCGTATAGCCTGCTTCGTATAAGGGTTGATGAATTACCGGCTCCTGCCTCTTAA